The following proteins come from a genomic window of Desulfonatronum sp. SC1:
- a CDS encoding arylesterase, which translates to MTTSMLSPVFRPHIILAFPTLVFMVLFMAFTTSQAFSGASPGQTSPDDEAVLLAFGDSLFAGFGLAEQDAFPAVLEARLRRQGYPVRVINAGVSGDTTADGLDRLEWVLAGLPTDRKTLAILELGANDALRGVNPDITRRNLFSILEIFQERGISVFLAGMLAPLNLGRDFTTRFNAIFPDLAETFDLPLYPFFLEGVVGNPTLNLGDGIHPNEQGINVITDNILPLIADFLRRHGVQPVP; encoded by the coding sequence ATGACCACCAGCATGCTTTCTCCCGTTTTCCGTCCACATATCATCCTCGCCTTCCCAACCTTGGTCTTCATGGTGCTCTTCATGGCTTTCACGACATCCCAGGCCTTTTCCGGCGCATCACCCGGTCAGACCTCTCCCGACGACGAAGCCGTGCTCCTGGCCTTTGGCGACAGCCTTTTCGCCGGATTCGGACTGGCCGAGCAGGACGCCTTCCCCGCCGTGCTCGAAGCCCGGCTACGCCGACAAGGGTACCCCGTCCGGGTGATCAACGCCGGGGTTTCCGGCGACACCACGGCCGATGGCCTGGATCGGTTGGAGTGGGTGCTGGCCGGGCTGCCGACGGATCGCAAAACCCTGGCCATCCTCGAACTGGGCGCAAACGACGCCCTGCGCGGCGTGAACCCGGACATAACTCGCCGCAACCTTTTCTCCATCCTGGAAATTTTTCAGGAGCGAGGCATCTCAGTCTTCCTGGCCGGCATGCTCGCACCGCTGAACCTGGGCCGGGACTTCACCACGCGGTTCAATGCAATTTTTCCGGACCTGGCCGAAACATTCGACCTGCCCCTCTACCCCTTCTTCCTGGAAGGCGTCGTCGGCAACCCGACCCTGAACCTCGGCGACGGCATCCATCCCAACGAGCAGGGCATAAACGTCATCACGGACAACATCTTGCCCCTGATCGCTGACTTTCTGCGTCGGCACGGGGTCCAGCCCGTTCCGTAG
- a CDS encoding OmpA family protein, with the protein MPQQNTSMDSQLAGHQQPLNIPEFVLERGEQRSVTWSVPWSDLMMVMFILFLVLFVFSLREKDRMVIGHRTPASIQTVSSSPAQLNMLPLYEVLRDRLLGHERSVNIAFLDDASIVISLFGENLFPPLSHELDLRSMPLMSKIGHTVALAQGNVVITGFADHAHSSPEVAGPPSGGRARHPGAWEVAALRAAAVAELFVWETGLNPDMLIIQATGAERPLTPRLSGREHVQRRVEIRIEP; encoded by the coding sequence ATGCCCCAGCAAAATACTTCCATGGACAGCCAATTGGCCGGTCATCAACAGCCTTTGAATATCCCGGAATTCGTCCTGGAGCGGGGAGAACAGCGCTCCGTGACGTGGTCCGTGCCCTGGTCCGACCTGATGATGGTCATGTTCATCCTGTTCCTGGTGCTGTTCGTTTTTTCCCTACGTGAAAAGGACCGGATGGTGATCGGCCATCGCACCCCGGCCAGCATCCAGACCGTTTCCTCGTCTCCGGCCCAGTTGAACATGCTCCCGCTGTACGAGGTGCTCCGGGATCGTCTGCTCGGCCACGAGCGCTCGGTGAACATCGCGTTCCTGGACGACGCCTCCATCGTCATTTCCCTGTTCGGAGAGAATCTTTTTCCGCCCCTGTCTCATGAGCTAGACCTGCGCTCCATGCCTCTGATGTCAAAAATCGGACACACGGTGGCCCTGGCCCAGGGCAACGTGGTGATTACCGGCTTCGCCGACCATGCGCATTCTTCCCCGGAAGTGGCCGGACCGCCCTCAGGCGGTCGCGCCCGGCATCCCGGCGCTTGGGAGGTCGCGGCCCTGCGAGCCGCCGCCGTGGCAGAACTGTTCGTGTGGGAAACCGGCCTGAATCCGGACATGTTGATCATCCAGGCCACCGGTGCCGAACGCCCACTGACGCCCCGGCTGTCCGGACGGGAGCACGTCCAACGCCGCGTGGAAATCCGCATCGAGCCTTGA
- a CDS encoding ABC transporter permease: MNGVPRNTLDSLSKDKAEADTPLIIAMDLALREIRNRPKGFGIFLLCLVLGVGAVAGIGTLSAALDAGIRNNTRAILGGDLELRQAHAPIPADVVETLQSFGEISRVASLRAMARGPEGSSTLTELKAVDRGYPLHGQARLRSGADLQTALASGENEPGAVAEAGLLARIGADVGDMVTVGDAAFRLVDVLEREPDKAAGFFGLGPRLMISLDDLEATGLIQPGSLVRYAVRLALPPEGDRTVAARAVRVEMETAFPEASWQIREHGSAARGLTRAIENLSKYLNLVGLAALLIGGLGVAGSVQAYFEGRRTTLATMRCLGTTSRTLFTFCLTQVLAMALLGGLAGLALGVGLANLGAAALARGLGLQAVLGLYPEVLATALILGLGTTLAFVLRPLYLALRFRPAELFRGYVQPVPQPLRFRERMMLAVMWLALAGLMAAAVGDARTVAAFFSAALVSVALFYGAARLAGWGAAKVSGVWAGNSPRWAGPLLRQAVANLHRPGAMTASVIFSLGLGLTMLVTVALVDGSFQDRLLRQLPRNAPDYFFVDIPRNRVEALRETARSWPELTEWKDQPSIRGRIVAIGGLTPEQALRDPAVEWAIRGERGVTFADRPMEDVRIVGGSWWPEDYRGPARVCMDEGIARGLGAGLGDTLVMNILSREIQAEITCLREVDWESLALNHSIIFSPGILDGAPYTHIATVSLAPQTPEDRRAALLAALSEDFSRVVAVDVRDVLEDVARVTDQIGLGVRAIAAMTLLAGVVVLAGVIRAGLDRRRYEAAIFKVCGATRRDVVTTLGLEFLLLGGVAASLAAGLGTGLAWWFVNRVLDDPWTFLPGTLLTVLALGLLVVLGCGLAGMRSVLAARPWALLRNE, translated from the coding sequence ATGAACGGCGTGCCTCGAAACACCCTGGACAGTCTCAGCAAAGATAAGGCGGAAGCGGACACCCCGCTGATCATTGCCATGGACTTGGCGCTGCGGGAAATTCGCAACAGGCCCAAGGGGTTCGGGATTTTCCTGCTCTGCCTGGTCCTCGGCGTGGGGGCCGTGGCCGGGATCGGGACCTTGTCCGCGGCTCTGGACGCCGGGATCCGGAACAACACCCGGGCCATCCTCGGCGGGGATCTGGAACTGCGCCAAGCCCATGCGCCCATTCCGGCCGACGTCGTGGAGACGTTGCAAAGCTTTGGGGAGATATCCCGGGTCGCTTCCCTGCGGGCCATGGCCCGAGGGCCTGAAGGCTCCTCCACCCTGACCGAACTCAAGGCCGTGGACCGTGGTTATCCGCTGCACGGTCAGGCCCGGCTCCGGTCCGGGGCGGACCTCCAAACCGCGTTGGCCTCTGGAGAAAACGAGCCGGGAGCCGTGGCCGAAGCCGGGCTGCTGGCGCGGATCGGGGCCGATGTGGGAGATATGGTGACCGTTGGAGACGCTGCCTTCCGGCTGGTGGACGTGCTGGAGCGGGAACCGGACAAGGCCGCGGGGTTCTTCGGCCTGGGGCCCCGATTGATGATATCCCTGGACGACCTGGAGGCCACCGGGCTGATCCAACCCGGCAGCCTGGTCCGGTACGCGGTGCGCCTGGCCTTGCCGCCTGAAGGCGACCGGACCGTTGCCGCGCGGGCCGTGCGCGTCGAGATGGAAACAGCTTTTCCCGAGGCTTCCTGGCAAATCCGGGAGCACGGCTCCGCGGCCAGGGGGCTGACCCGGGCCATTGAGAATCTTTCCAAATACCTCAATCTCGTGGGCCTGGCCGCCCTGCTCATCGGCGGGCTGGGGGTGGCCGGAAGCGTCCAGGCCTATTTCGAGGGCCGTCGAACGACCCTGGCCACCATGCGTTGCCTGGGGACCACGTCCCGGACGCTGTTCACCTTCTGTCTGACCCAGGTGCTGGCGATGGCCCTGCTCGGCGGCCTCGCGGGGCTGGCCCTGGGCGTCGGTCTGGCCAACCTCGGGGCCGCGGCCCTGGCCCGGGGTCTTGGCCTGCAAGCGGTTTTGGGCCTGTACCCCGAGGTGCTGGCCACGGCCCTGATCCTGGGACTGGGCACCACCCTGGCCTTCGTGCTCCGGCCTCTGTATCTCGCGTTGCGGTTTCGCCCGGCGGAGCTGTTTCGCGGGTATGTCCAGCCCGTGCCCCAGCCTTTGCGCTTCCGGGAACGGATGATGCTCGCCGTGATGTGGCTGGCCCTGGCCGGGCTGATGGCCGCGGCCGTGGGCGACGCCCGGACCGTGGCCGCCTTTTTCAGCGCCGCCCTGGTCAGTGTGGCCCTGTTTTACGGGGCCGCACGGCTTGCCGGATGGGGAGCCGCCAAGGTCAGTGGAGTTTGGGCCGGGAACAGCCCACGTTGGGCGGGACCACTGCTGCGCCAGGCCGTGGCCAACCTGCACCGTCCCGGGGCCATGACCGCCAGCGTGATCTTCTCTCTGGGCCTGGGGCTGACCATGCTGGTGACCGTGGCCCTGGTGGACGGCTCCTTCCAGGATCGGCTCCTCCGTCAACTGCCCCGGAACGCGCCGGACTACTTTTTCGTGGACATTCCCCGGAATCGCGTCGAGGCCTTGCGCGAGACGGCACGGTCCTGGCCGGAGCTTACGGAATGGAAGGACCAGCCTTCCATTCGGGGGCGAATCGTGGCCATCGGCGGACTGACTCCGGAGCAGGCCCTGCGGGATCCAGCCGTGGAATGGGCCATTCGCGGTGAACGCGGGGTGACCTTTGCCGACCGGCCCATGGAAGACGTCCGGATCGTGGGTGGGTCCTGGTGGCCGGAGGACTATCGCGGCCCGGCCCGGGTGTGCATGGACGAGGGCATTGCCCGCGGCCTGGGCGCCGGGCTGGGCGACACCCTGGTCATGAACATTCTGAGCCGGGAAATCCAGGCCGAGATCACCTGCCTGCGGGAGGTGGATTGGGAATCCCTGGCCCTGAACCACTCGATCATCTTTTCCCCCGGCATCCTGGACGGCGCACCATACACGCATATCGCCACCGTCTCCCTGGCACCGCAAACACCGGAGGACCGCCGGGCGGCGCTGCTGGCCGCATTGTCCGAGGATTTCAGCCGGGTGGTGGCTGTGGACGTCCGGGACGTGCTGGAAGACGTGGCCAGGGTCACGGACCAGATCGGCCTGGGCGTCCGGGCCATCGCGGCCATGACCCTGCTGGCCGGGGTCGTGGTTCTGGCCGGAGTAATCCGGGCCGGGCTGGACCGGCGGCGCTACGAAGCCGCGATCTTCAAGGTCTGCGGGGCCACCCGCCGGGACGTGGTCACCACCCTGGGGCTGGAGTTTCTGCTGCTGGGCGGCGTGGCCGCTTCTCTGGCCGCCGGGCTGGGCACGGGCCTGGCATGGTGGTTCGTGAACCGTGTCCTGGACGACCCCTGGACGTTTCTCCCCGGCACCCTGCTGACGGTGCTGGCCTTGGGACTATTGGTGGTGCTGGGCTGCGGTCTGGCCGGAATGCGCTCGGTCCTGGCCGCCCGACCCTGGGCCTTGCTGCGTAATGAATGA
- a CDS encoding ABC transporter ATP-binding protein: MWTENGRKHAGGHPVIELRDVRLNLAAGGSTVKILRGVELCVSTGETVAVTGPSGSGKTSLLMVIAGLEAASSGEVRILGRDVTRMNEDALARLRRGRIGIVFQGFHLVPTMTAVENVRLPLELAGASHARRKAEESLERVGLGERLWHYPAQLSGGEQQRVALARAFADAPEIVLADEPTGNLDAATGSEVMRRMFALRREHGAALVLVTHDAGLAGQCDRNLVMRDGCLEPDAVGGP; the protein is encoded by the coding sequence ATGTGGACGGAAAACGGGAGAAAGCATGCTGGTGGTCATCCAGTGATCGAGTTACGCGACGTGCGGCTGAACCTAGCCGCGGGGGGCAGCACGGTCAAGATTCTGCGCGGCGTGGAGCTGTGCGTGTCCACAGGTGAAACCGTGGCCGTGACCGGCCCGTCCGGCTCCGGAAAGACCTCGCTACTGATGGTCATAGCCGGTTTGGAGGCGGCCAGTTCCGGCGAGGTGCGCATTCTGGGCCGGGACGTGACCCGGATGAACGAGGACGCCTTGGCTCGGTTGCGTCGCGGACGAATCGGCATCGTGTTCCAGGGGTTTCACCTTGTGCCCACCATGACCGCAGTGGAAAACGTCCGACTGCCTCTGGAGCTGGCCGGGGCGTCGCATGCCCGGCGCAAGGCCGAAGAGTCCTTGGAGCGGGTCGGGCTGGGTGAACGGTTGTGGCATTACCCGGCCCAGTTGTCCGGCGGGGAGCAGCAGCGGGTGGCCCTGGCCCGGGCCTTTGCCGACGCCCCGGAGATCGTGCTGGCCGACGAGCCCACCGGCAATCTGGACGCGGCCACCGGCTCCGAGGTGATGCGCCGGATGTTCGCCCTGCGCCGTGAGCACGGTGCGGCCCTGGTGCTGGTGACCCACGACGCCGGGTTGGCAGGGCAGTGCGACCGCAACCTGGTGATGCGCGACGGTTGCCTGGAACCCGACGCGGTCGGCGGCCCATGA